From Podospora bellae-mahoneyi strain CBS 112042 chromosome 3, whole genome shotgun sequence, the proteins below share one genomic window:
- a CDS encoding hypothetical protein (EggNog:ENOG503NXFJ; COG:D): MAQPPPPSGQPGQGLEDRFGNMTIASQGPSTAGPQQQGVIAETQVVVDASGQKRQKRLNQSQRRELAAQLTIPIDPRPLVPPPPVFQPQILPQPVSRHQNQHQHQHQPQHQHQWQNSQHYQNQQPFNQQQRGGHGHQSRGSGGRGGGHWQGQRANHRPQGNGRGVLQEEAPAYRPHLATFLPPNQRQGGGSGGGQPHGWPQAQGPEGNDGVLQGEAPAYRSHSATFLPPDPGQGGVPFTQTRHQVSRSYQGPKQMNPPAEQYPMDVITPALPSPVRPDLQSPRFRNQPPHPHRHQTVGSGSAFSITREVLAQAQHLENICNEVVANAEINPAEIQEKEAFRVRIEQVVRDVITNFENEKAGEPWFPRESVQLKCFGSLMSGFATKDADMDLGLFAPLLDPQPEASGSPIPRLIEKAFLDMGLGARLLTRTRVPIIKICEKPPEELRVALLKEREDWEKGTVEAEVDVEDTHDEVEPIRGAEEAQPPPAPGSESQQPARVVEESEAVSTPKQLLESLKQDGRSLTNYHNAAKKVLRKLGGYDITHTNVSSMTPEWIEPLNRVCLAFARGVANEKVREALLNSRNLNEHELLTLKLPRTLLGVLFQIEGEILAQSWEDRPVQEKDDNLERRSFATLARWRDLMHRSNVGQDPLTYQKEVQNYVETLKRIPSLALLHLAQMPHEPVVAFHKRANQLLVELGGCDESSTGDTILPIVIRHYINGIWNSEVREQVDEFSKFPYASTLGAVAKRHKSLQLALDYERCLQKGQYQEPAASLVRCYVALLRGPMTKNDKTGELAVPLPDESDELMATIKQLGDPAIEPPNQPRDLHRDRLEFPKSNIGVQCDINFSAHLAVENTTLLRCYSLCDPRVRPLILFVKHWAKVRQINSPYRGTLGSYGYAIMMLHYLINVARPFVVPNLQLLGPSGQPPQMCKGYPIHFWRDEAQIERLAKGNELTMNRESLGMLLRGFFEYYAHNNHRTGKGFDWGRDVICLRRQGGFMSKVEKGWTGAKTVVESPAGGVLSPGGGGSGVGTPGGGGGGEVKEVRLRFLFAVEDPFETDHNVARTVTHQGIVKIRDEFRRAWGIIRGKEEGELLEDVGEVERKRARKEFEGLLGELHGGLL, from the coding sequence ATggcacaacctcctcctccatctggTCAGCCTGGCCAGGGCCTCGAGGATCGCTTTGGGAATATGACGATTGCAAGTCAAGGCCCGTCTACTGCTGgaccgcagcagcagggggtTATTGCTGAGACTCAGGTCGTGGTGGATGCGTCTGGACAGAAGCGTCAGAAGCGTCTGAACCAGAGTCAGCGTCGCGAGCTGGCTGCTCaactcaccatccccatcgaCCCTCGGCCTCTAgttccaccaccgccggtATTCCAACCTCAGATTCTACCACAGCCGGTGTCCCGGCATCAgaatcagcatcagcatcagcatcagcctcagcatcagcatcaatgGCAGAATTCCCAACACTATCAAAACCAGCAACCGTTCAACCAACAGCAGCGTGGTGGCCATGGCCATCAGTCTCGAGGCAGTGGAGGCAGGGGAGGCGGCCATTGGCAGGGACAGCGTGCTAACCACAGACCTCAAGGCAACGGTCGTGGTGTTTTACAGGAAGAAGCACCAGCTTACCGGCCTCACTTAGCTACTTTCCTCCCACCTAACCAGAGgcaaggcggcggcagcggtggcGGTCAGCCTCATGGATGGCCACAAGCCCAGGGACCTGAAGGCAACGATGGTGTTTTGCAGGGAGAAGCACCAGCTTACCGGTCTCACTCGGCTACTTTTCTCCCACCTGACCCAGGTCAAGGCGGCGTTCCGTTCACACAAACGCGGCACCAAGTCTCACGATCTTATCAGGGCCCCAAACAAATGAATCCTCCTGCGGAACAGTATCCCATGGATGTCATCACCCCAGCCCTTCCGTCGCCCGTGCGGCCCGACCTTCAGTCACCTCGGTTTAGGAACCAGCCGCCACACCCTCACCGTCATCAAACTGTGGGTAGTGGCAGTGCATTTAGCATTACTAGGGAGGTTCTGGCGCAGGCACAACATCTGGAGAACATCTGCAACGAAGTCGTTGCAAATGCCGAGATCAATCCCGCTGAGATTCAAGAGAAGGAGGCTTTCCGAGTCAGGATTGAGCAGGTCGTCCGGGATGTCATAACCAATTTCGAGAACGAAAAAGCCGGCGAACCGTGGTTTCCACGAGAGAGTGTCCAGCTGAAGTGTTTTGGAAGTCTGATGTCTGGGTTTGCAACCAAGGACGCGGATATGGACTTGGGCCTGTTTGCCCCGTTGTTGGACCCTCAACCAGAGGCATCAGGTTCTCCGATACCGAGGCTGATCGAAAAGGCTTTTCTTGACATGGGGTTGGGTGCGAGGCTGCTTACCCGGACCAGAGTGCCTATTATCAAGATTTGTGAGAAGCCGCCAGAGGAGTTACGGGTTGCGCTGTtgaaggaaagggaggacTGGGAAAAGGGAACGGTAGaggccgaggttgatgtAGAGGATACGCATGACGAGGTTGAGCCTATCCGGGGAGCTGAGGAagcacaaccacctcctgCGCCTGGAAGCGAAAGCCAACAGCCGGCACgtgttgttgaggaaagTGAAGCGGTATCTACTCCCAAGCAGCTACTTGAGTCTCTCAAGCAAGATGGACGGAGTCTGACGAATTACCACAACGCCGCCAAGAAGGTTCTTCGAAAGCTCGGCGGCTACGACATAACCCACACCAACGTCTCCTCGATGACGCCCGAGTGGATCGAGCCTCTCAATCGGGTCTGTCTGGCGTTTGCGCGGGGTGTTGCCAACGAGAAGGTGCGGGAGGCGCTGTTGAATTCCAGGAATCTGAACGAACACGAACTTCTCACCTTGAAACTGCCGAGGACCCTGTTGGGAGTTTTGTTCCAGATCGAAGGAGAGATTCTGGCTCAGTCGTGGGAAGATCGACCGGTACAAGAAAAAGACGATAATTTGGAGCGGCGGTCTTTTGCCACCTTGGCACGCTGGAGGGACCTCATGCACCGTAGCAATGTCGGTCAGGATCCGCTGACGTATCAGAAGGAAGTCCAGAACTATGTTGAGACGCTGAAACGGATTCCGTCGCTTGCGCTTCTTCATCTTGCGCAGATGCCGCATGAGCCGGTGGTGGCTTTTCACAAAAGGGCGAATCAGTTGCTCGTTGAGCTGGGCGGGTGCGACGAGTCGTCAACTGGGGACACGATCCTTCCGATTGTTATACGACATTACATCAATGGCATCTGGAACAGCGAGGTTCGCGAGCAGGTGGATGAGTTTTCGAAATTCCCCTACGCCTCAACATTGGGAGCCGTGGCGAAACGACACAAGAGTCTCCAGCTTGCGCTGGATTATGAGAGGTGTCTCCAGAAAGGGCAATATCAGGAACCGGCGGCGAGTTTGGTGAGGTGTTATGTTGCTCTGCTTCGGGGACCGATGACGAAGAACGACAAGACTGGCGAGTTGGCTGTTCCCCTGCCGGATGAATCCGATGAGCTCATGGCAACGATCAAGCAGCTGGGGGACCCAGCCATTGAACCGCCCAACCAACCTCGAGATCTGCACAGAGACCGTCTCGAGTTCCCAAAGTCGAACATAGGCGTCCAGTGCGACATCAACTTCTCTGCTCATCTAGCGGTGGAGAACACGACCCTGCTGAGGTGCTACTCCCTCTGCGATCCGAGGGTCAGGCCGCTCATCTTGTTTGTCAAGCACTGGGCCAAGGTGAGGCAAATTAACTCGCCCTACCGGGGCACGCTGGGGAGTTACGGGTATGCGATCATGATGCTGCACTACCTTATCAACGTTGCGCGGCCGTTTGTGGTGCCTAACTTGCAGCTCCTCGGCCCGTCTGGGCAGCCGCCACAGATGTGCAAGGGGTACCCCATCCACTTTTGGCGAGACGAGGCGCAGATTGAGAGGCTGGCGAAGGGCAACGAGCTGACGATGAACAGGGAGAGTttggggatgttgttgaggggcTTTTTCGAGTATTATGCCCATAATAACCACAGGACGGGGAAGGGTTTTGATTGGGGAAGGGATGTGATTTGTTTGAGGAGGCAGGGGGGGTTCATGAGCAAGGTTGAGAAGGGGTGGACGGGGGcgaagacggtggtggagagtcCGGCAGGGGGGGTTTTGTCTccgggcggtggtggtagtggtgttgggactcctggtggtggtggcggtggtgaagtAAAGGAAGTCAGGCTCAGGTTTTTGTTTGCGGTGGAGGACCCGTTTGAGACGGATCACAATGTTGCCAGGACGGTGACGCACCAGGGGATTGTCAAGATCAGGGATGAGTTTAGGAGGGCGTGGGGGATTAtcagggggaaggaggagggggagttgttggaggaTGTGGGGGAAGTGGaaaggaagagggcgaggaaggagtttgaggggttgttgggggagtTGCATGGGGGGCTACTTTAG
- the URA7 gene encoding CTP synthase ura7 (EggNog:ENOG503NU1Q; MEROPS:MER0437468; BUSCO:EOG092620EL; COG:F), which translates to MRVVLVSGASSSGLLLKTAGLKVTAIKIDPYLNVDAGTLGPLEHGECFVLADGGESDLDLGNYERYLDIQLTRDNNITTGKVYQAVIEKERRGDYLGRTVQVVPHIVQQINDTIERVAKIPVDDSGATPDVCIIELGGTIGDLESGPFVEALVQLRHKLVRDPESSFFNIHVSFVPLIHGEEKTKPTQHAIRQLRSSGLVPDLVACRCDASLDDATIKKIAFSCQVDLDQVIGVHDMETIYQVPVLLEEQGLLTLLHKGLQLDKIPLDASRKEEGAKLWDLWKKTIDVPKDLQPVQLALVGKYTSHMDSYLSVVKALEHASMHLKRKLNLINVDSEHLEEAMLKKDPSKYKDAWAVLESVQGIIVPGGFGNRGIEGMIATAKFARQKKIPYLGICLGLQVAVIEAVRDLLSRPNATSEEFDNNAEHKAVIFMPEGSKEKMGGTMRLGTRPTLFQAGTEWSKLRGLYGGVEVTHERHRHRYEVNPDMVDELESKGFHFVARDDVGNRMEAFELKDHPYFVGLQAHPEYRSKVTRPSPPFLGFVASSAGLLDKVLKEIAEEKVVVNGHHF; encoded by the exons ATGCGTGTCGTCCTCGTGAGCGGTG CCTCCTCGTCTGGTCTTCTTCTGAAGACGGCTGGTCTCAAGGTCACG GCCATCAAAATTGACCCCTACCTCAATGTTGATGCCGGCACATTGGGGCCTCTAGA GCACGGCGAGTGCTTCGTGCTtgccgatggtggtgaaTCTGATCTCGATCTTGGAAACTATGAGAG ATACCTCGACATACAACTAACCAgggacaacaacatcacaaCCGGCAAGGTCTACCAAGCCGTCATC gagaaagagagaagggGAGATTACCTTGGCCGGACCGTCCAGGTCGTGCCTCACATCGTCCAGCAGATCAATGACACCATTGAGCGGGTTGCCAAGATCCCAGTCGATGACTCGGGTGCGACGCCAGATGTCTGCATCATCGAGCTGGGTGGTACCATTGGTGATCTCGAGTCTGGGCCTTTCGTAGAGGCCCTGGTGCAGCTGAGACACAAGCTCGTCAGAGATCCCGagtcctccttcttcaacatccaCGTCTCCTTCGTTCCTCTGATCCACGGAGAGGAGAAGACCAAGCCCACCCAGCACGCCATCAGACAACTCCGGAGCTCTGGTCTGGTGCCAGACCTTGTTGCCTGCCGGTGTGATGCCTCCCTCGACgatgccaccatcaagaagattgCCTTCAGCTGCCAAGTTGACCTCGACCAGGTCATTGGCGTGCATGACATGGAGACAATCTACCAGGTCCCTGTCCTTCTTGAGGAGCAAGGTCTGCTCACGCTTTTGCACAAGGGTctccagctcgacaagaTTCCTTTGGATGCTAGCAGAAAGGAGGAAGGTGCCAAGCTGTGGGATCTCTGGAAGAAGACCATTGACGTCCCCAAGGATCTCCAGCCAGTTCAGCTTGCATTGGTTGGCAAGTACACCTCCCACATGGACTCCTACTTGTCGGTAGTCAAGGCGCTTGAGCACGCTTCCATGCACCTCAAGCGCAAGCTCAACCTGATCAATGTCGACTCTGAGCatttggaggaggccatgCTCAAGAAGGACCCATCCAAGTACAAGGACGCTTGGGCTGTTCTGGAGAGTGTTCAGGGG ATTATTGTGCCCGGTGGTTTTGGCAACAGAGGTATCGAGGGTATGATTGCGACGGCCAAGTTCGCTCGTCAAAAGAAGATCCCCTATCTCGGTATCTGCCTCGGTCTGCAGGTTGCCGTCATTGAGGCGGTCCGGGATTTGCTCAGCAGGCCCAATGCCACCTCGGAGGAGTTTGACAACAACGCCGAGCACAAGGCTGTCATCTTTATGCCCGAGGGCTCCAAGGA GAAGATGGGTGGTACCATGAGACTTGGCACACGGCCAACTCTCTTCCAGGCCGGTACCGAATGGAGCAAGCTCCGTGGCCTCTAcggaggtgttgaggtgaCACACGAGCGTCATAGACATCGTTATGAGGTCAACCCTGACATggttgatgagcttgagAGCAAGGGCTTCCACTTCGTTGCCCGGGACGATGTTGGCAACCGCATGGAGGCATTTGAGCTCAAGGACCACCCATACTTTGTTGGCTTACAGGCCCACCCCGAGTACAGAAGTAAGGTCACTCGGCCATCGCCACCATTCCTGGGCTTCGTGGCATCCAGCGCTGGGCTCTTGGACAAGGTGCTCAAGGAGattgcggaggagaaggttgtcGTGAACGGGCATCACTTTTAG